From the genome of Trichosurus vulpecula isolate mTriVul1 chromosome 6, mTriVul1.pri, whole genome shotgun sequence:
gatatacTTGGTTCAACATCATAACCTATTGAGATTGgctgctaagtggcacagtagatagagttggacccaaggtcaggaagacctgagttcaaatcaaactcTAGACACTTAGTTTCCCCATCATTTTATTAGGTCTAGACAAGCCATTAAACAATACATTGAGCCCTGATCTGTAGTACttgctgatttttgaggtgtCTGTGTTCACTCTGACAATTATAACATTGGACTCATCTAGTCAGTTTGAGCTGTCTCCAACACACTCTTGGACTAAAAGGTCTTTAAGTCATTTCCTAGTGCTAGCATTTGCCGATTCTAGGAGCATGTCCAGTGGAGGCTGAGTGAAATATCATCATTTGTTTCTGGCCAAATATAGAAATTTTTAGTTATgggtgtgcgtgcgtgtgtgtgtgtgtgtgtgtgtgtgtgtgtgtgtgtgtgtgtgtgtatgaatgaacATCTGTGCATGATAAAAAGGCAAATTAGGGTGCATGTGGTAGGCTCAGGTAGTCATTGTAGCTTTTCAGTTTGCACCCTGGGGACTTTTGAGGATGAAGAAGGGTACAGATGAGGAGAGACACTCTTTCATCATTCTGATtctgagggaagaggaagagactaATCAAATGGTGCCCTGGTAGAAGTCCAGGATTAGTGATTGGACTAATTAATCTCTAAATTCACCTTAGTCTACTGGGGAAAGGGCCTTGGTAGGGAATGCTAGAAAGCCTCAGGGACCTCAATTCCCTGATTTCAGTTTTCTGTGTCATAAACTTAAAGCTTGTTCAGTGTAGAAATGATTGCTTCTGATCCCTGTAAAGGTCAGTAGTCTTTAGAGCAGAATGTGCTCAGGCCTGGGTGACTTTGTAGCTTGGATCTCATTGAGGAGGGTGGTGGCGAATTCACTTTGCTAACCATCTCCCCCTAAGGTAGGCACAGGCAGGGTATTTTCAGGGCCCATGCACATTTTTAGCTGGCACCCCCAGAGTGCTGCAGCTAACTTTTCTGCCACTCATTAATAGAGAGGCAAAATCTCTTTTCAGGTGAGCCCCTCTCAGATCATATGGTCAGTAAAGAGAAGTCTGGAGAGGGTACGTTTTAAGCATTTGGTGTCACCCAGATTGACCAGTTCTTCTTCTCTCAGCCATCTCTGGGAGGGATAAAGAGATCAAGATCATCAAGTTCATCTGATTTTAGGAAATTGTAGGAATAAGCTTCTTTGTCATGACTGGTTAGTGACAGTGGTCAAGGTGTTTGTTAAAGGCTGGTTTTTATTAAATTCTTTGGTTTATTGCTGAACTAATCCAGGCATGAGATCTTGGTTCTCTGTGAAATTACCATTTTCTAACTGGGATCTCAGTAAAGAAATgttcttttggggcagctaggtggtgcagtgaatagagcactggtcctggagtcaggaggacttgagttcaaatatggcctcaagcacttgacacttgctaggtttgtgaccttgggcaagtcacttaacctcagttgccttgccttctcaCCTCCAAAAAATccaacccaaaacaaacaaaaaagaagtacTGTTCTCCTGATTCCTATTTCTTGCTATGTTTCGCAATAAGGCTCACTTGGTGATGGTTTCTACACAGAGAAAGTTGACTACCTTTTATGTGACATAGCTGAAAGAACTGTCCATTTGGAGCTAGAAATTGTGATTTAGAATCCCGACTTTCCTAGTTAttactagtgtgaccttgggtaagtaatttCACTTCTCTTCATAGTTACTCCCTTAGGAGAACTTGGGAGCAGGGGTtagtttgttttgtcttttcatccccaGAGTCTGGGAAAACCTCACCTCACATACAGCAAGTtactaataagtgtttgttggatGAATCTTTAGGAGTCCTGGACTAGGTAATTTCTAGAATGAACGTGTTGAAAAGAAAAGGCCTCATTTGGACTTTCACCCTGATTCATGAGGCAAGACTCAGGACAAAAAGAATTAAAGGGATTTTATTGTAAGTATGTTAAGGTAGCAAAAGATTGATTGGCTGACCACTGAAGATGAACAATGGTTGCAAGGTGGGGACAGCTTTTAGAGGCAACTTTAAGACAATCCAGATATATCCATCTCAGCAAAAGAGGTTGGGcccttgcctcagttcctccccaATATAGCAAGAATGTGACAATTTGCAGATGGGGTATGTGACAAACAGCAAGTCATACACAAACTGCAGACTTGGTGTCTCCTTCCCCAGCAGAGCCTTCTCCCAACAGCAGCTGAAAGGAAGGTCCAGAAAAGCTTCCCAGAGAAGATAgtgcttgagttgagtcttgaaggaaaggatTCTCATAGTTGAATGTGAGAAGGGATTGCATTCTAGGTTCCTGGATGACCAatgaaaggcagagagacaggagacagattGCTGGTTATGAGGAGTACTAAGAAGGTCGGTTTGGCCTGACTGGAGAATGTGTGGAAAGGGGGGCAACATAGGAGGTAAGTAAAAATTCTGTTGAGAATTCCTGCTCTGTATGACCTCATGAATTCACTCACTCTCCCCGTGTCTCAGTTTTCtgagctgtaaaatgggaggtttGGACAAGGTAGTATCTGAGATCTTTTTAAATTTGAAGCTGGGGGGGAACCTatagctttgaggccacatgtgaccctctaggttctGAAGAGggaccctttgattgaatccaaacatTTGGTTCCCCGGCCCTGGAGAGTCCTCttaaaaacttctttaaaaagtgGAATGAGTGGCTTTGGGATCAAATGAATGGGGTTGCCAttattggagatcttcaagcagaggttaggtgattACTTGGATATCTCCTGGTGGATGTTCTTCTTTGGGGTATGGATTAGATTAACTGGTTGCCGAGGTTCCTTGCAATTTTCAGATTCTCCAATGAAATTAGGCTGTGTGGTATAGTGGaggagtcctggatttggagtcagagtttcCGTGTttgatattgtctctgtaattcttttttttgcctGTGGGGCTGACCTTGGGTGAGTAACTTCACTCTTGTCCCTGAGTTTCTTATTTGTTGGAAGCTGAGTTGAGGAAGTTGGtgtagatgatctctaacataTTTTCTAGTTCTATATTCTATACTTCTGTGTAATTCGGAAGATTTTGTACCATCCTGGGCATAAGTGAGACCAGAGACATTCCTCAGTAATAATTCCTGATAACTGAGGTTTGGAAAGAAAACTAGAACTTTAGCCACGGAATCCCAAATTCATAGAATTCAAGAGTCAGAAGGGATCTCAGCATCTATCTCATTCACcctatatacaaaaaaaatccccactatTCCATCCCAACAAGTGGTCAGCCAGCCTCTGCTTACAGAATTCCAAAAGGAAGGAGGATGAGCCACTGTTCCCTgaggcatcccattccacttctggacagctccagttgtcaggaagtttttcctgacattcagTGTAAATATGCATCTTTACATCTGGcatccattgttcctggttctgttttttaGAACCAAACCCAAAAGGTGAATTTCTTCTCCACATGACAGACCTTCAGATATTTGCAGACAGCTTCCATGTAGTCCCTGAagcttttcttcttcatctctagttccttcaacttaTCCTCATATGACTTCAGATTTCAGGCCCTTCAAAATTCTGCTTGTCCTTCTCTGGACAGTTTCTAGCTTTTCAATTTCCTCCTtaaataagtattattattatttttattgtttaagcagacctgtgatttcattggtggaggaATACTTCCATTGAAGAGCTCCTTCTCTCAAAGCAGATTGGTGGCAGGTCTGCAAACCATAGTTCCAGAAGGCAGTCTGGGCACTGAGAGGTCAGACGATCTGCCTAGGCTCACATGTCTGGTATTTGTGAGAGGGGAGATTAGAATATTCCTGTTATAGAGGGCAAGACAGCATCCCTCATTGGAAAGAATAGTGGACTTAAGATCAAGGCAGCTGCTTTTCAATCTCAGCTGAGATTTGGTTGCCTTTCCAATAAAATGTACATAATACTGGGGCAGAATGGGAGATATTTCCATTGCTCACTCCGTTAGGCCATTATGAGGAGAGTTccatagctgtgtgacattgggcacaTCCCTTCACTTCCCTGGCCCCTAGCTTCTCCGCAAAAGAGGTGATTTGAATGAGACAATCTCAAAAGTCTCTTTCAGTTCCAAATGCTAATCCTACATGTAATCCTACAACATTCCTTACTGTTTTCAGTGAGAGGGTTTATTGGTTTGTATTATTGCAGATGACCTTTCACCAAGAGACCTGTCCGAGATCTGTGGTTGCCCAAGAACAAGAATTCTATCTGAAAGATcagaaaagcagaattaaaaACTAGAGAGAGACTGGAGCCCTGAGAGTTATCCATCCCTTCTAGCTCATTTTCACAACACACCATCCTCAAAAGACTTCTTTCCCCAAGTTTTATGTCCCATTGTGAAAAACCAAATCCTCAGCCCTTGTCTTTGTTCATTGATCTGAAATCTACATGGTCACATCACAGTGTCTTTTTGTCCAccatcctttgcctttctttggtttTTACCACTTATCTGTTCTATTTACAGCttcttttccttcactttctGTGTGATCCTTGGGAATCCCTTTGGTCACCACTGTGGTTTGTACTCTGGAACTTTGAGTAGAATAGTTTTGTTCCCAAAGTCCCATAAGGAGCTGTGTGCTCTGGTATAAATTCCCAGGTCTTCACTCTTGGACCAGAAGCCATGGTGCAGACTGGCAATGTGACAGAATTCATTTTTCTGGGACTCTCTCCTAATCCAGAGATTCAGAGAGTTAGCTTTGTGCTGTTTTTGTTCTTGTACATGGCTATTGTGTTGGGGAATTCCCTCATTGTGTTGACTGTCAACTTCAGCAAGAGTCTTGGCTCCCCCATGTATTTCTTCCTCAGTCACTTCTCCTTTGTGGAGATCTGTTATTCCTCTACCACTTCCCCCAAACTCATTGCTGATTTGCTTGTTGAGAGGAAATCCATCTCCCTAGAGGGCTGCATCACACAAGTgttcttcattcatttctttggtgGCATTGAGATGTTTCTACTCACAATAATGGCTTATGACCGATACTTGGCCATCTGTAAGCCTCTGCACTATGTGACCATTATGAACCATTGGGTTTGTGGCCTCCTGGTTGGGATGGCCTGGTTGAGTGGCTTTTTACACTCAATTGCCCAaattctcctccttttccatctaCCCTTTTGTGGCCCTAATGTGATTGACCATTATTTCTGTGATGTGCTCCCTCTGCTGGAACTTGCCTGCACTGACACCTTCTTCACTGGGTTGCTTATTGTGGCTAATGGGGGGAGCCTGTCAGTAGTGAGCTTCATCATTCTCCTGAGCTCTTACAGTGTTATCTTGTTCCACCTAAGGGGGCATAGCAAGGAAGGACGCCAAAAAGCCCTCTCTACTTGTGCTTCCCACATCACTGTAGTCATCTTGTTCTTTGGGCCCTGTGTGTTCATCTACCTGCGGCCCAACACCACATGCTACCTggacaagatggtggctgtaTTCTACACAGTGATCACTCCTGTTCTCAACCCAATCATCTATTCCTTGAGGAATGCTGAAGTGAAGAATGCCATGAGGAAGCTGTGGCTCAGAGTGATGAAACAAGGAGAGGCATGAAGAGTTATTTAAGACCCCTGCCGTTAATTTATCCTGAATTGGAATGGGTGAACTTAGGTGAAATAGAACAGAATACAAAACAATAGATACTCCTACCAATAATAGGACTTAAAGAGAAATTCAAAATGGCTTTCTCTGAACACAGAGATCATGGaaagtttcttttgttgttttgctttggaTTTCAGTTTTTTGACATATATATTTAAGTGAATATGATTGTGTGTGGGCATATAAAgtaataattatattttccattttgcatttcttgggggcagtgtggtatagtagaaggaGCAATGACATGGGTTTTAATCTTGGCTCAGCtatttagtagttgtgtgaccacaggcaaacaAGAGGAATGATAACGAACATGTAGATAACACTGAAGTTGGCCAAGCAATGTTGATGTTTCATCTCATTTGTTGCTTGCAAGAAGTCTGTGAGGTAgcttctattattatctctattttgcagataaggtaactgagtcTAAGAAAGGTGAAAgcatttgtccagggtcacgcaactaataaatgtctgaggcaggatttgtacttgggtcttcctgactccagatccagcaatctttccactgtgacacctaactGTTCCCTCTCCTGAGCTTTAGTCTCCTAAGTCTTAGAGATCTCTATGACTTTTTCTTATTCCAATCTTCTGTGAACATCAAAGAAATATGAGGCCagttccctttctccttcacacTGGCTCTCTTCTAccttgttgttcttgttctttttcctttgttcttgaagaggaccaagacatcagcaagatgatgccatgactctcaagtgaattggatttgagtgag
Proteins encoded in this window:
- the LOC118853936 gene encoding olfactory receptor 4X2-like, giving the protein MVQTGNVTEFIFLGLSPNPEIQRVSFVLFLFLYMAIVLGNSLIVLTVNFSKSLGSPMYFFLSHFSFVEICYSSTTSPKLIADLLVERKSISLEGCITQVFFIHFFGGIEMFLLTIMAYDRYLAICKPLHYVTIMNHWVCGLLVGMAWLSGFLHSIAQILLLFHLPFCGPNVIDHYFCDVLPLLELACTDTFFTGLLIVANGGSLSVVSFIILLSSYSVILFHLRGHSKEGRQKALSTCASHITVVILFFGPCVFIYLRPNTTCYLDKMVAVFYTVITPVLNPIIYSLRNAEVKNAMRKLWLRVMKQGEA